The Agarilytica rhodophyticola genome has a window encoding:
- a CDS encoding head-tail joining protein translates to MDSRMIFSRAIDSQFTRLGRDAMYVSSASPPYECRVIPRRPEHLLSLGEHRVHTEDPHIEFRVSEIPSPVKGDEIIVDGRTYRIEEEPRLDQHQLIWHTETLPV, encoded by the coding sequence ATGGATAGTCGCATGATATTTTCTCGTGCGATTGACAGTCAATTTACGCGATTAGGACGCGATGCTATGTATGTTTCTTCAGCTTCTCCCCCTTATGAATGTCGAGTGATTCCTCGGCGACCCGAGCATTTATTGTCGTTGGGGGAACACCGGGTTCATACAGAAGATCCCCATATAGAGTTTCGTGTCTCTGAAATACCGTCCCCGGTGAAAGGGGATGAAATTATTGTCGATGGTCGCACCTATCGTATTGAGGAAGAGCCTCGCTTGGATCAGCATCAATTGATCTGGCATACGGAGACCCTTCCTGTATAA